ATGTGACTGGCGAACGTGAAATTGTACGTGCCAAAGAGACAGCTGAGCTGGCAGCTCAGGCCAAGTCAGAATTTCTGTCGATGGTTAGCCATGAGATCCGCACACCGATGAATGGAATCGTGGGCATGACAGAATTATTGATCGGTACCGATTTATCGGAAGAACAGCGTGAATATGCCGAGATTATTCAAGACAGTGGCGATGCGCTGCTGAACATCCTTAATGATATTTTGGACTTCAGTAAGCTGGAATCCGGAAAAATGGCACTGGCTTATGAACCATTTGCATTACGTAAGATGCTGGAACAGGTTGCCGAACTGTTTAAACCTCGTGCAGATGAGAAACATCTGCAGATCAGATATCGTCTCAATCCAAGCATCCCTGAGTTCATGGTTGGTGACGCCATACGTATCCGGCAGATTCTGGTGAACTTGGTTGGCAATGCGCTTAAGTTCACAGATCAGGGAAGCATTGATGTTAACGTGGATATTATCAAAGGCAGGAAGCCTGAAGATAGCGTGCTTGATTTCGCTGTGCAAGATACGGGAATTGGCATCCCGGCTGACAAGCTGGATCAGTTGTTCCAGTCCTTCTCTCAGCTGCATCCGGTGATTAACCGCAAATATGGTGGTACAGGGCTGGGACTGGTCATCTCCAAGCGACTCGTGGAGATCATGGGAGGTAGTATCAGTGTCGAGAGTACAGAAGGGGAAGGCTCAACCTTCCGGTTTGCTGTTCCTGCGGCGAGTGTAGATGCTTCAGCAGAACAGACAGCAAGTCAGTTCCATCATGATCGTACACGTCAGAGTGACAAGGTCGCCATGCGTATTCTGGTGGCGGAGGATCATCCAGTGAACCGCAAGATTTTGCGAGAATATCTGGAGAAGCTTGGATACCAGGCAGATGTGTGTACCAATGGCGTAGAAGCGATTGATGCCATCTCTCAGAATGCTTATGATATTGTTCTGATGGATATTCATATGCCGGTGATGGATGGACTTAAGGCAACAGACTTGTTACACCGCCTAATTCCACGGGATCGCATACCTCCAATCATCGCAGTTACAGGCAATGCCAAACGTGAAGATAAGGAAGCTTGTCTGGAGATTGGCATGCGTGACTTTATTAGCAAACCGGTCATGCTAAGTGAGTTGAAGCGGGTGTTACAGCAATGGGGGCCAAGGGACGAACCTCAGCTTGCACCGAATTGAACAACGACTCAAATCAATTTCATAACTCACTAAAATCAATTTCTGTAACCTAGATATAGACAAAAGAACCGTTTTGATCTATATCTAGCCTTGATTGAAGCAGCTGAAGGTATTATGAAATTGATTCACCTGGCTGTGAAAATAATAAACGCAAACACGTCAATAAATCCTCCTTAGATGGAGGGTTATTGGCGTGTTTGCGTTGAAAGGCTTTTGGAGTTGAGTCGAAGCATACCGAAGTAGAACTGTATACGAATGAGTTATGCCAATGTCAGACGATTGATATTGCCGGATAGAATTTCACAGGAGTTATTGAATTTTTGACGTTCCGCCGCATCTAGATTCAATTCGATAATCTCTTGAATGCCATTTCCTCCGATGATTGCAGGAACACCGACGCAGACATTATGTTGCTCGTACTCACCATCCAGTATAGCGGATACGGCGATGATCTTGTGTTCATCATTGAGGATTGATCGGGTAATGTGCGCGAGGGCATTGCCGATTCCGAATTGAGTAGAGCCTTTACGGGTAAAGATCTCCCAACCGGCATCCTTCGTTTTTCGTGCAATATCGTCCAGATCCAGATGTTTGAAGCGCTCCTTGTGCTGATCCAAAATGTGCATTATCGGTTTGCCACCGATGGTCACATGTGACCAGGCTACGAACTGGGACTCTCCATGCTCCCCGAGAGCATAACCATGCACACTGCGTGGATCGATGGAGAAGACTTCAGACAGCAGTGTTTTGAGTCGTGAAGAGTCAATGGACGTCCCTGTGCCGATGACATGCTCACGCGGAAGACCTGATAACTTCCATACCATATAAGTTACTATGTCAACCGGATTAGCAGCGACGACAAAAATCCC
The window above is part of the Paenibacillus sp. 1781tsa1 genome. Proteins encoded here:
- a CDS encoding L-lactate dehydrogenase, whose translation is MLGKSGKVAVIGAGLVGSSCAYSMINQSICREIMMVDRTYDRAVAQALDFSHCMDFTHNRTKVYAGTYEDCGNMDVIILTAGANPKPGQTRLDILEEAESIAKDIVVPIMNSGFNGIFVVAANPVDIVTYMVWKLSGLPREHVIGTGTSIDSSRLKTLLSEVFSIDPRSVHGYALGEHGESQFVAWSHVTIGGKPIMHILDQHKERFKHLDLDDIARKTKDAGWEIFTRKGSTQFGIGNALAHITRSILNDEHKIIAVSAILDGEYEQHNVCVGVPAIIGGNGIQEIIELNLDAAERQKFNNSCEILSGNINRLTLA